The Actinomycetota bacterium genome includes the window GGGGTCTCGGCCGGGGGCAACTTCGAGGGGGCCAACATCCTGTGGCGGCCGGTGCGGGGTGACCTCAGCCGGCCGCCCGAGGTCGAGGCCGCCCGCCAGGGCCTGCTCGAGATCCGCTCCCGGCGGGTGCGCCCGGGCCTCGACGACAAGGTCCTGACCCAGTGGAACGGTCTGATGGTGGCCGCCCTGGCCGAGGCCGCGGCCGCCACCGGGCGGGCCGACTGGCTGGCCGACGCCCGCACGGCCGCCGACTTCCTGCTGGCCAACCTGCGCCGGCCCGACGGGCGCTGGCTGCGTTCGTGGCAGGGAGGCCGGGCCTCCGATCACCTGCTGGCTTACGCGGCCGACTACGCCGCCCTGGTCGACGCCTTCACCCGCCTGGCCGAGGCCACCGGGGAGGCGCGCTGGGTGGACGAGGCCCGGGCCACGGCCGACGCCATGGTCGAGCTGTTCTGGGACCCCGAGGCGGGCGGGCTGTTCACCACCGGTTCCGACGGCGAACGGCTCATCACCCGGGCCAAGGACGTGCTCGACAACGTCGTCCCGTCGGCCAACGGGTCGGCGGCCGTGGCCCTGGCCCGCCTGGGGGCCCTGACCGGCGAGGACGGCTACCGCCAGCGGGCCGAGGCCATCGTCCGCCTGGTGGCCGGGCCCCTCGAACGCCACCCCACCGCCTTCACCCACCTGCTCGGGGCCGTGGCCCTGCTCAACGGGCCGCTCACCGAGGTGGCCGTGGTCGGCGACCGCTCCGACCTGGTGGCCGCCGTGCACGCCCGCTACCTGCCCAACGCCGTCCTGGCCTGGGGCGAGCCCTACCCCTCGCCCCTGTTCGAGTCCCGCCAACCCGGCCTGGCCTACGTCTGCCGCAACTACGCCTGCGGCCGCCCCGCCTCCGACGTCGGCGAGTTGGTCTCCCAACTCGAGGCAGCCACCGCCGGCTGACGGCGGCGGACGAGATCGCCGATCAACCGTGACGCCGTTACCAACCGGAGCGGCCGACGGCGGCGATGGGATCGGCTGCCATCCACCACTGCGGAGGTCGCCCTGGCCTGGTGGCTCGAACCTCGAGGGGCACCAGGATGCCCCTCGTCGCCAAGGCCTCGACGGCCGCCCGCCCAGTCGGCGGGGACACCCCGAGCAGATCGGCGACCATCGGTGCGGTCACGACCAGGTGTTCAGGGATCAGATCGACAAGCCGTCGGGCGGCCGCGTCGGCCCGGACCCCCACGAGCAGGCTGTGCCAGCGCCCGCGCACCTCCTCGGCCGTGGCCACCAGCTCGCCGACCTGGTCGGCCGAACGGCTGATCGCGTCGGCCACCCAACCGACCCAACCCGCGACATCGCCCTGGCGCCACCGGGTCAGACCTGAGAGGTAGCGACCGGTATCGCGGGCAATGAACACGCTGACCGGGGGGGGCACTGCGATACCGGCGCGGCGAGCGAGCACCCAGCCGATCAGAACGCGGCCCAGCCGCCCGTTGCCATCGCCATAGGGGTGAATAGCCTCGAACTGGGCGTGGACCACCGCCGCCAGCGTGACCGGGTCGAGCTTGCTGGTGTTGACCGACCGCACGAGGTCGCGCATCAGCCGACCGACCTGGTCCGCCGGTGGGGGCACGTAGGCCGCGTCGCGAGGGGTGGCGCCGCCCACCCAGTTCTGCACCCGCCGGAACTGGCCCACAAGCTCCTCGGACAGTGCACCATGGCTCATGAGCCGGCGGTGCCAGCGGTGCAGTTCGTCGGCGGTCAGCGCTGTGCCGGAACGTGCGTGCGCGAGCGAGGCGTCTACGACGGCCAGGTTGTCGGCGACCCATGCCGAAGTGGAGTCGGCTGCACCTGGGTCCACCTCGGCCACGGCGACGAGCACTGCCGGCGCCCGCACCCCTTCGATGTGGGAGGAAGCCACACCCTCGGCCCGCAACAGCAGCCGGGCCAACGGCTCGAAGCCGCGGGTAAGGCGATCGTCGGCCCGCCTTAGTGACGCCATCGCCCGCTCGGTCGCCCGCACGACACGTTCGGGAAGGTCAACCGCTCGCGGCATCGGCGCCGGGACGAAGGCCTCGACCCGCCGCCCCTGCCCCGTCGTCGCCACCGTCGTCCCCTTCGCCACGGCAACTCTTCCTAACCAGTCGCGTTAAGCAACGTTAGCAGGTTAACTCTTCAATTCGACTAGCGCTCCCCGGATTCGCCGAGATGAGTTCAACCGTGCCGACGGTTACGTCGCCCGGTACGCAAAGCCCCGAGACCGCGAGGGTCGCGTACAAAGGCGCAGCACTGGGCACTCGGGGGCGTTGACGCGACGGTGGTCACTGGGCGCCGGCCCCCTGGGGCCCCCGGGGTTGAAGTACATCGGCGGGAAGAGGGCGTTGGCCGGCAGACATGCCTTGCGGTCCCGGCCAGAACTGGCGGTTGCGAGGACACGTTGTTTGCGACTCCGCGCCACCACGAACCCGCGTCTCACCAGTGGCCGTGGTGGGTGGCGTCGGTCAGGGGGCGGCGGGGGCGGGACTGGGAGGACGAGGGGCGGCCGGGGGCGGGGTGGCCGACGGCCACCGTCCCGGTGGGCTCGTAGCCGGTGGGCACGCCGAACTCGGCCCGGACGGCGGGCGGGCGGTGGGTGCGGAAGAACAGGGCGCCGAGGCCCAGGTCGACGGCCGCCAGCAGGACGAGCATGGCCCCGAAGGCGGCGTCGACGTGCCACCACGGCACCGGGAACGGCGCGCCCTGGCCCTTGTCGGGCTCGGCGTAGCGCTCGGCATAGGCCTGTGGGTGGGCGAAGAACACGATCAGAAGGGGTGCGTGCAGCAGCCCCGGCCACGCAAATCCGGCCCGGCGGGGCTCGGGCAGGGTGGCGTCCCAGTAGCGGCCCGTCTGGGCGGGGCCCTCGAGGACGAGCAGGTCGAGGCCTTGGGTGAACCCGGCCGACGGTCCCCGCAGGGCCGTCCCGACCAGCCGGTCGACGTCCGCCGGGCGCAGGGGGGTGGGCTGGAAGTTGCGCACCATTCGCCGCCGGGACACCACCAGTTCAAGGTCCATGGGGTATCCACCATATGCAGCGTCGGTTCAGGCACGATTTACCCATGCGTAGCGCGACCCCCACGATGGCCTACCAGGTCGTCGTCGCCGGTGCCCGGTTGCGGATGGTGGTCCTGGCCTCCGACGGGGACGAGTCGGTGGGTGTAGACCTCGGCTCGGGGGCGCTGGTGCGGGCCAGCCACCCTCCGGCGGCCGACGTGCCCGAGCCCTTCGAGGTCATGGCCGGCGAGATCGCCGGGGCCGTCGAGCCGTTCGACGCCGGCCGCCCCGAGGCCATCGAGCTGTGCGACCCGCCCGAGCTGGTGGGGTCGTTCTCCCCCCGCCGGGCCGAGCGCCTGCTGGCCCGCCTCCACCACCCGCCCCAGCTCCCCCTGCTCGGCCTGGCGGCCAACGCCGTGCCTTACTGGACCCTCGAGGGCGACCGCCCGTCGGTGACCGTCGTGTCCCTGCGGAACGACGCCAAGCTGTTCTGGGGCCAGTTCGGGCCCGAGTGCCACTTCTCCTGGCAGGGCGTCGACCACGACCTGCTGCTCACCGATTACCGGGGCGTGGCCGCCCTGGAGTCCAACGACCTGTCGCGCCCCACCCGGGCCGACGTGGCCCAGCTCCTGGGTTACCGGCCCCGCCGCCTGCTCGTCATGCTGACCAGGCCCATCGACGGCTACTGCCACAAGGCCGTGGCCGCCCTGCTCCCCGGCCGCCGCTGACCGCAGCCAACCGGCGCTGACCGCAACTGACCGCGCGCGGGCTACCTGATCCCGCCGGGGCTTGTGCCTGGTTAGTGTCGCCCTGTGGCGTGGGCGGTGGAAGCACAGCAACTGGTCAAGCGGTTCACGGGGCGGACGGGCACGGTCGACGCCGTGCGGGGGGTCGACCTCCAGGTCGAACAAGGCGGGATCTTCGGCTTCCTGGGCCCCAACGGCGCCGGCAAGTCGACCACCGTGCGCATGCTGACCACGCTGATGACGATCACCTCGGGCACGGCCCGGGTGGCGGGCATCGACGTGGCCGCCGACCCCGACGCCGCCCGCCGGGCCATCGGTGTGGCCCTGCAGGAGGCCGGCCTCGACAACCGCCAGAGCGGCCGCGAGCTCCTGGTCCTCCAGGGCCGGCTGTTCGGGCTGGCGCCGGCGGCGGCCGCCGAGCGGGCGGCCGAGCTGCTGGAGCTGGTCGAGCTGGTCGACGCCGCCGACCGGCGGGTTAAGGGCTACTCGGGGGGCATGAAGCGCCGCCTCGACCTGGCCTCGGCCCTCGTCCACCAGCCCGAGGTGCTGTTCCTCGACGAGCCCACCACCGGCCTCGACCCCGCCAGCCGCCTCACGGTGTGGGACGAGGTGCGGCGCATCAACTCCCTGGGCACGACCGTGTTCCTCACGACCCAGTACCTCGAGGAGGCCGACCAGCTCTGCAGCCGGCTGGCCATCATCGACGACGGCCTGATCGTGCGCGAGGGCACCCCTGCCGAGCTCAAGGCCGACCTGCGCCGGCGCCGCAACCTCGACGCCGACCCGACCCTCGACGAGGTGTTCCTCGACGCCACCGGCCGCACCCGCGAGCGGGTGGCCGGCCAGGTCCAGGAGGTGGAGTGAGGTGAACCAGCTCCGGGCCCTGGCCGGGCGGGCCGTGCGCGAGACCCTGCGCTCGCCCGACGCCGTGCTGCCCACGGTGTTCATCCCCCTGTTCTTCCTGGTCGTCAACGTGGGCCAGGCGGCCCGGATCTTCCCGGCCGGCGGCACCCCGTTCCTCGAGGGGCAGAACTACGCCGCCTTCCAGCTCCCGGCCGCCATCTTGCTGGCCGCGTCGTTCGGGGGAGCCGCCCTGTTCCTGGTGGAGGACATCGAAGGGGGCTACTTCGACAAGCTGCGGGCCGCCCCCGTGTCCCGGTCGGCCATCGTGCTCGGCCGCCTCATCGCCGAGGGGCTCAAGAGCATGGCCATCGCCGCCCTGATCGTGCTGGTCGCCCTTCCCTTCGGCATCAGGGTGGCCAGCGGGCCCATCGGCTTCGTGCTGCTGGTGACCCTGGCCGCCGGGTGGGCGGTGGTGTTCTCGGGGTTCATGCAGCTCATCGCCCTCAAGACCCGCAGCGCCGCCGCCACCCAGTCGGGGTCGCTGATCTTCTTCCCCCTGCTGTTCCTGACCCCCAACTTCGTCCCCCGCGAGCTGCTGACCAGGCCCATGGAGGTGGCGGCCACGTTCAACCCCGTCACCTACATCATGGAGGGCCTGCGCTCGCTGGTGCTGGAGGACTTCAACTGGACGCGCATCGGGCGGGGCTACCTGGTGGTGGCCGTTCTCGGGGCCGTCATGGTCGCCCTCAGCGTGAGGACGATCCGCAACTACGACTGACCGGGGCCGGCACCGCCGTCCCCGGCGGGGGTCAGCGGGTGGCCAGGGGGGCGAGGTGCTCGGCCATGGCCCAGCCGAACACGATCAGGGTGTCGCCCTGGGCCCGGTCGACGCCCTCGAAGAAGGCGTCGTAGTCGTCACCCGGTGAGCCGTTCTCGTAGTCGAGGATGCCCGGGGTCTCGCTCTGGCCGGCCAGGACGAACGTGCGGTCGTTGACCTTGCCCTCGGCCCCGAAGCGCTTGGCCAGGCGCCGCGCCCAGGCCCGCTCCTCGCCCGTCGGCTTGTGGCCCGGGCGGGGGACGACGTCTTCGAGGTCGGTGAACACGGCGTAGCCGCTGGGGCCGACCAGGCGGGTGGCCACCAGCACGTCCTCGTCGGGGAAGGCGAGCACGGCCCGGCGCAGCTCGTCGCCGATCACGGCCTTGAGCAGGGCCTCTCGCTTGGCCGACCGGGCGATGGCGGCCATGCCGATGAGCACGCACGGCGTGCCCCCGATGCGCTCCAGCGTGCAGAACGCGTACCCCCCCAGCTTGGTCCCGTCGGTCGCCTGGGTGACCAGCACCCAGTCGTCGCGCACCTTCGAGAGGGTGCCCACGTCTACGGCCGAGCTGGCATCTGGGCCGTCCTCGGCCGCGCTGGCGGTCGAGACGTCGGCCATGTCCGACAACTCGGAGTCGCTGAGCGCTGTGGTGTCCTTGGTCTCGACGTCGATGGCCATGGTCGCCTTCTGCTACCTCCAGAGTGCCCCGCCTCAGACCACTAGTCCATTCGGTCCGAGCAGAACGCGCAACTCGGCGAACAGCCCGTTGCGTGAGTCCACCCGGAGCTCGTCCGGTAGGCGGAGCACTGTCTTGTCCAGATGAAGGAAGACCGGTGTTCCCCCCGGGTGCTCCAAGAGGACGGCCTTCAACCTGCCCACCACGCTATCTGTTAGTGAGCCTGCCGCGAGCTTGATCCGCACCGGGGGGTCGTCACCGTCGCTGAGGTCGGGGCGCTTGACCTCCAGGCAGATGATCTTGGCCGGCTCCTCCTTGAGGTCGAGACGGCCCTTGACGGCCACGATGGCGTCGTCAGCCAGCAGCGTGCCGTACTCGGTCATCGTCCGGGGGAAGACCATGACCTCGATGGCCGAGTCGAGGTCCTCGAGGGTGAACACGGCCATGCGGTCGCCCCGCTTGGTGAACTTGACGGTCAGCGCGGTCACCACCCCGCCCACCCACTTGCACTCCCCGTCGCGGCACTCCCGCAGCTCGGCGATGGTGGCCTCGGTCATCCGCCGCAGGGCGCCTGCCACCCCCAGCAGGGGGTGGCTGCTCACGTAGAGGCCCAGCATCTCCTTCTCGAAGGCCAGCTTGCGGGGGCCGTCGAACTCCGTGTCGGGGATGGCCACCCGCTCGTCGTGCACCGCGGCGGCCGCCCCCCCGCCGGCTGCCCCCCCGCCGCCGAAGCCGCCCAGGTCGCCGAACAGGCTCATGATGCCCTGCTCCTGCTCGCGGCGGCGGGCCAGGGTGGAGTCGATGATGCGCTCGAAGACGTGCAGCAGCCCGGCCCGGGGATGGCCCAGCGAGTCGAACCCGCCGGCTTTGATTAGCGACTCGATGGAGCGCTTGTTGAGCACCATCGGGTCGACCCGCGAGCAGAAGTCGTAGAAGTCGGCGAACGGGCCGTTGGCCTCCCGCTCGGCCACGATCAGCCCTACCAGGCCCTCGCCCACGTTACGCACCGCCGACATGCCGAACAGGATCGTGCCGTCGAGGGCCGTGAACTCCGAGGCCGACCGGTTCACGTCGGGTACGGCCACCGTGATCCGCCGGTTGCGGCACTCGGCCAGATAGACGGCCGTCTTGTCCTTGTCGTCCTTGACGCTGGTCAGCAGTGCCGCCAAGTACTCGACGGGGTAATTGGCCTTCAACCACGCAGTCTGGTACGCGACCATTCCATAGCAGTAGGCGTGGGACTTGCGGAACGCATAGTCAGCAAATGGCTCGATGATGTCGAACAGCTTGTTACCTAGATCGGCCCCATAGCCGTTGGCATCACATGCGGCCACGAACTTCTCGCGCTCGGCGGCCATCAGCGAGCGGACCTTCTTCCCGCAAGCCTTCCGGAGCACGTCCCCCTCGTAGGCGGAGTAGCCGGCGAAGCGCTCGGCCACCTTGAGCAGGCCCTCCTGGTAGATGAGCAGGCCGTAGGTGTCGGCCAGCACCTCGCAGAACTCGGGGTGGGGGCCGGTGACCTGCTGGCGGCCGTTCTTGCGGTCGGCGAAGTCGTTGTGCATGTTGGCCGCCATGGGGCCGGGGCGGTACAGGGCGACGAGCGCGCCGATGTCCTCGAAGGCGGTCGGGGCCAGAGACCGCATCAGGGCCCGCATGGGGCCGCCCTCGAGCTGGAACACCCCGATCGACTCCCCCGCCTGGAGCATGGCGAAGACCTTGCCGTCGTCGAGGGGGACGTTGTCGATGTCGGGCCTCACCCCGGTGCTCAGCTCGATGAGGTCGAGGGCCCGCTCGATGACCGTGAGGTTGCGCAGGCCCAGGAAGTCCATCTTCAGCAACCCGAGGGCGGCCACGCCGTGCATCTCGTACTGGGTGACCACGGGCGCGTTGGCGGGGTCGCCGCCGGGCTCGGGCTTGCGCTGGATGGGCAGGTACTCGGTCAGCGGGTCCCGGGTGATGACCACGGCCGCCGCGTGGATGCCGTCCTGGCGGCGCAGGCCTTCGAGGCCCTTGGCCACGTCGACGACCTTGCGGGCGTCGGGGTCGGTCTCATAGAGCGCCCGCAGGTCGGTGGCCACCTTGAAGCCGTCCTCGTAGCCCGGGGTCAGCTCCAAGCAGGCGTGCAGGGGTGTGTCGCGGCCCATGACCAGAGGGGGCATCAACTTGGCGATCTTGTCCCCCACGGCGTAGGGGTAACCCAGCACGCGCGAGGCGTCGCGCACCGCCGCCCGGGCCTTGATCGTCGAGAAGGTGACGATCTGGGCCACGTGGTCGGCGCCGTACTTCTCGGAGGCATAGCGGATCATCTCCGCCCTGTAACGCTCGTCGAAGTCCATGTCGATGTCGGGCATCTCCCGCCGGCCGGTGTTCAGGAAGGCGTCGAACAGCAGGCCGTAGCGGATGGGGTCGAGGTCGACAATGCGTAGGCAGTAGGCCGCGCAGCACCCGGCGGCCGACCCCCGCCCCGGCCCCACCCGGATGCCCCGTTCACGGGCGTGGCGGATGAGGTCCCAGACCACAATGAAGTAGGCCGACAGGCCCATCTCGGAGATCACGCCGAGCTCGTAGTCGAGCCGCTGTGCCACCTCGGCGGGCACGGGGTCGCCGTAGCGCTCGTAGGCCCCGACCAGGGTGAGGTGGCGCAGGTAGCCGTCGTCGGTGGTGAACCCCTCGGGCAGGGGGAAGACGGGCAGCTCCGTGCGCCCGAACTCGATCTCGACGTTGGCCCGCTCGGCGACCCACAGGGTGTTGTCGCACGCCTCGGGCACCTCGGCGAACAGCGAGCGCATCTCGGCCGCCGACTTCAGCCAGTGCTGGTCGCTCTCGAACCGGAAGCGCTTGGGGTCGTCGATGGCCGCCCCCGTCTGGACGCACAGCAGGGCGTCCTGGGCCACGTGGTCCTCAGGGTGGGTGTAGTGGCTGTCGTTGGTGGCCAGCAGCGGGGCCCGCAGCCGGCGGGCGATGTCGACCAGCTGGGGGTTGGTGCGGTGCTGCTTGGCCAGGCCGTGGTCCTGGAGCTCGACGAACAGGTTGTCGCGCCCGAAGATGTCCTGGAAGCGGCCGGCCAGGGCCAGGGCGCCGGCCTCGTCGCCCCTGAGCAGGGCCTGGAGGACCAGCCCGCCCAGGCAGCCGGTGGTGGCGATCACCCCCTGGCTGTGGCGCTCCAGCAGCTCCCAGTCGACCCTGGGCTTGTAGAAGTAGCCCTCGAGGTAGGCGGCCGACGACAGCTTGATGAGGTTGCGGTAACCCTCGGTGGTCTCGGCCAGCAGGCACAGGTGGTAGTAGAGCTTCTCGCCCTCGGCCCCCTCGCCGCCCCCGTCGTCCATGCGGCCCCGGCGCACCGGCCGCTCGAAGCGGCTCTCGGCCGCCTGGTAGGCCTCGATGCCGATGACCGGGTTGA containing:
- the dnaE gene encoding DNA polymerase III subunit alpha, producing MPDSFAHLHVHTEYSMLDGASRVRDLVAAAVADGQRAIGITDHGNMYGALDFYKACRDAGVNPVIGIEAYQAAESRFERPVRRGRMDDGGGEGAEGEKLYYHLCLLAETTEGYRNLIKLSSAAYLEGYFYKPRVDWELLERHSQGVIATTGCLGGLVLQALLRGDEAGALALAGRFQDIFGRDNLFVELQDHGLAKQHRTNPQLVDIARRLRAPLLATNDSHYTHPEDHVAQDALLCVQTGAAIDDPKRFRFESDQHWLKSAAEMRSLFAEVPEACDNTLWVAERANVEIEFGRTELPVFPLPEGFTTDDGYLRHLTLVGAYERYGDPVPAEVAQRLDYELGVISEMGLSAYFIVVWDLIRHARERGIRVGPGRGSAAGCCAAYCLRIVDLDPIRYGLLFDAFLNTGRREMPDIDMDFDERYRAEMIRYASEKYGADHVAQIVTFSTIKARAAVRDASRVLGYPYAVGDKIAKLMPPLVMGRDTPLHACLELTPGYEDGFKVATDLRALYETDPDARKVVDVAKGLEGLRRQDGIHAAAVVITRDPLTEYLPIQRKPEPGGDPANAPVVTQYEMHGVAALGLLKMDFLGLRNLTVIERALDLIELSTGVRPDIDNVPLDDGKVFAMLQAGESIGVFQLEGGPMRALMRSLAPTAFEDIGALVALYRPGPMAANMHNDFADRKNGRQQVTGPHPEFCEVLADTYGLLIYQEGLLKVAERFAGYSAYEGDVLRKACGKKVRSLMAAEREKFVAACDANGYGADLGNKLFDIIEPFADYAFRKSHAYCYGMVAYQTAWLKANYPVEYLAALLTSVKDDKDKTAVYLAECRNRRITVAVPDVNRSASEFTALDGTILFGMSAVRNVGEGLVGLIVAEREANGPFADFYDFCSRVDPMVLNKRSIESLIKAGGFDSLGHPRAGLLHVFERIIDSTLARRREQEQGIMSLFGDLGGFGGGGAAGGGAAAAVHDERVAIPDTEFDGPRKLAFEKEMLGLYVSSHPLLGVAGALRRMTEATIAELRECRDGECKWVGGVVTALTVKFTKRGDRMAVFTLEDLDSAIEVMVFPRTMTEYGTLLADDAIVAVKGRLDLKEEPAKIICLEVKRPDLSDGDDPPVRIKLAAGSLTDSVVGRLKAVLLEHPGGTPVFLHLDKTVLRLPDELRVDSRNGLFAELRVLLGPNGLVV
- a CDS encoding Fic family protein, producing MAKGTTVATTGQGRRVEAFVPAPMPRAVDLPERVVRATERAMASLRRADDRLTRGFEPLARLLLRAEGVASSHIEGVRAPAVLVAVAEVDPGAADSTSAWVADNLAVVDASLAHARSGTALTADELHRWHRRLMSHGALSEELVGQFRRVQNWVGGATPRDAAYVPPPADQVGRLMRDLVRSVNTSKLDPVTLAAVVHAQFEAIHPYGDGNGRLGRVLIGWVLARRAGIAVPPPVSVFIARDTGRYLSGLTRWRQGDVAGWVGWVADAISRSADQVGELVATAEEVRGRWHSLLVGVRADAAARRLVDLIPEHLVVTAPMVADLLGVSPPTGRAAVEALATRGILVPLEVRATRPGRPPQWWMAADPIAAVGRSGW
- a CDS encoding nitroreductase family protein, encoding MDLELVVSRRRMVRNFQPTPLRPADVDRLVGTALRGPSAGFTQGLDLLVLEGPAQTGRYWDATLPEPRRAGFAWPGLLHAPLLIVFFAHPQAYAERYAEPDKGQGAPFPVPWWHVDAAFGAMLVLLAAVDLGLGALFFRTHRPPAVRAEFGVPTGYEPTGTVAVGHPAPGRPSSSQSRPRRPLTDATHHGHW
- a CDS encoding ATP-binding cassette domain-containing protein, giving the protein MAWAVEAQQLVKRFTGRTGTVDAVRGVDLQVEQGGIFGFLGPNGAGKSTTVRMLTTLMTITSGTARVAGIDVAADPDAARRAIGVALQEAGLDNRQSGRELLVLQGRLFGLAPAAAAERAAELLELVELVDAADRRVKGYSGGMKRRLDLASALVHQPEVLFLDEPTTGLDPASRLTVWDEVRRINSLGTTVFLTTQYLEEADQLCSRLAIIDDGLIVREGTPAELKADLRRRRNLDADPTLDEVFLDATGRTRERVAGQVQEVE
- a CDS encoding ABC transporter permease, which gives rise to MNQLRALAGRAVRETLRSPDAVLPTVFIPLFFLVVNVGQAARIFPAGGTPFLEGQNYAAFQLPAAILLAASFGGAALFLVEDIEGGYFDKLRAAPVSRSAIVLGRLIAEGLKSMAIAALIVLVALPFGIRVASGPIGFVLLVTLAAGWAVVFSGFMQLIALKTRSAAATQSGSLIFFPLLFLTPNFVPRELLTRPMEVAATFNPVTYIMEGLRSLVLEDFNWTRIGRGYLVVAVLGAVMVALSVRTIRNYD